A genomic window from Fusarium falciforme chromosome 2, complete sequence includes:
- a CDS encoding Acetyl-CoA C-acetyltransferase: MSAAAQRLEKLSQQLETSGQRAKHALLEAKPSDVVITVSVRTALTKARKGYLKDTPLEGLLQPLLKNVREKAGFDPSLVEEIVVGNVLHKDAPFVTRASAIAAGYPATTAISTVSRWCSSGLLAVESVANKIAAGGIDIGLAVGAESMSINPDNGSPDYPEEFEKNETIKDIKMPMPWTSENVARDFGVTREKQDEYAAASSQKAERAQKSGLSSQEIVPIKTTWKDPKTGEPCTVVVDKDDGTRYGTTKEGLSKIRSAFPQWPPATTTGGNASQITDGAAAVLLMRRDVAERLGVPILGKFVKSTVVGLDPRIMGIGPALAIPKLLGKVGISKDDVDVFEINEAFASMLVYCVEHLKLDPSRVNPRGGAIAIGHPLGCTGARQIVTALAELKQTGARIAVTSMCIGSGMGMASLIVSEQ, encoded by the exons ATGTCCGCTGCCGCCCAGAGACTAGAGAAGCTGTCGCAGCAGCTTGAGACCTCAGGTCAACGAGCCAAGCATGCCCTGCTGGAAGCAAAGCCGAGTGACGTG GTTATCACCGTCTCTGTGCGCACTGCTCTGACCAAAGCCCGTAAGGGCTACTTGAAGGATACGCCTCTGGAGGGCCTCCTTCAACCTCTTCTCAAG AACGTCCGGGAGAAGGCTGGCTTTGACCCAAGTCTCGTCGAAGAGATAGTCGTCGGCAATGTCCTCCACAAAGACGCTCCCTTCGTGACAAGGGCATCAGCCATCGCCGCAGGCTACCCAGCCACAACAGCGATTTCAACAGTCAGCCGTTGGTGCTCCTCCGGCCTCTTGGCCGTGGAATCAGTGGCGAACAAGATCGCCGCTGGTGGCATTGATATCGGTCTAGCCGTGGGAGCCGAGAGCATGAGTATCAACCCCGACAACGGATCACCTGATTACCCAGAGGAGTTTGAGAAGAACGAAACGATAAAGGATATTAAGATGCCAATGCCATGGACCTCCGAGAACGTCGCTCGCGATTTCGGCGTCACGCGAGAGAAGCAAGACGAGTATGCAGCAGCTTCATCGCAAAAAGCCGAGCGCGCTCAAAAGTCTGGCCTCTCGTCACAGGAAATTGTACCCATCAAAACTACGTGGAAAGACCCCAAGACAGGGGAGCCATGCACCGTCGTCGTGGACAAGGATGACGGAACTCGCTATGGAACGACTAAGGAAGGACTCTCCAAGATTCGATCCGCATTCCCCCAGTGGCCTCCCGCTACCACGACAGGTGGGAATGCTTCTCAGATCACCGATGGTGCGGCTGCAGTCCTTTTGATGCGCCGTGATGTCGCAGAGCGGTTGGGAGTGCCTATTCTAGGCAAGTTTGTGAAGTCGACCGTCGTTGGACTCGACCCTCGCATCATGGGTATCGGTCCTGCTCTTGCAATTCCCAAGCTGTTGGGAAAAGTTGGCATCTCTAAGGATGATGTTGACGTTTTTGAAATCAACGAGGCGTTTGCATCCATG CTCGTCTACTGTGTAGAACACTTGAAACTGGATCCTAGCCGCGTCAATCCGCGAGGAGGAGCAAT TGCCATCGGCCACCCCCTCGGTTGCACAGGGGCGCGACAAATCGTCACAGCTCTGGCTGAGCTTAAACAGACGGGTGCTAGGATTGCTGTGACCTCCATGTGCATCGGTTCA GGTATGGGAATGGCTAGTCTGATTGTCTCGGAGCAGTAA
- a CDS encoding Acetyl-CoA C-acetyltransferase → MRDSTTHEDASAVGKPSLDAVEDITELEPVTLDSETNKRIVRKIDWKLMPILCITYALQYYDKAVISQAAIFGLRSDLGLESGLRYSWVMLIFFFGHMVGMYPCSLLAQRFRPRRVCSTLNIIWAMIVLTTPACKSYSGILANRFFLGLVESGISPILMLVVGLWYTHEEQQLRSSWWYSFSGGSLLVSPLVNFGLAHITGGGLAPWQYMFLVAGAVTLAWGVSLIWIFPETPQEAKGWTPEEKRLLLERSRRDNSGTENTRFKGYQVREALLDYQLWCLAAIGLLSNTGAAALTTFASIMFSGMGFSPRVSLLLNIPLGAMAFLSVLGAGYLGTTRLGRLRTSALACLPVILGCSLVWKLPSSKPAGRIFGLYLISFFSGCWLQAISLGTSNVAGYSKKGAYAAGIWIGYCFGNIIGPLLFDTKYAPRYDESFTGVLICFATLCVISLGLRFLLARRNAGRNAKYGAPEFQHGLDDITDKENKSFRWTL, encoded by the exons ATGAGAGACTCTACTACCCATGAAGATGCTTCGGCGGTTGGAAAACCTTCGCTCGATGCCGTGGAGGACATCACCGAACTTGAACCCGTCACACTTGATAGCGAGACTAACAAGCGCATTGTCCGCAAGATCGACTGGAAGCTGATGCCTATT CTTTGCATCACTTATGCCCTCCAATACTATGACAAAGCCGTCATCTCCCAAGCTGCCATCTTCGGCTTGCGTTCCGATCTCGGGTTGGAGTCTGGCCTACGTTATTCCTGGGTTATGCTCATCTTCTTTTTCGGTCACATGGTGGGCATGTATCCCTGCTCGTTGCTCGCCCAGCGCTTCCGTCCTCGGCGAGTCTGTAGCACGCTCAACATCATTTGGGCCATGATCGTGCTCACAACCCCCGCGTGCAAATCATACTCTGGAATCCTCGCCAAccgcttcttcctcggcctAGTCGAGAGCGGCATCAGTCCAATCTtgatgttggttgttggaCTCTGGTATACACACGAGGAGCAGCAGTTGCGTAGCTCGTGGTGGTATTCCTTCAGCGGCGGGAGTCTGCTGGTCAGCCCTTTGGTCAACTTTGGTCTCGCTCACATCACGGGAGGCGGTTTGGCACCTTGGCAGTACATGTTCCTGGTCGCTGGTGCTGTGACCCTCGCGTGGGGAGTGTCGCTCATCTGGATCTTCCCAGAGACGCCCCAAGAGGCCAAGGGGTGGACCCCGGAGGAGAAGAGACTGCTCCTGGAGCGGAGTCGACGTGATAACTCGGGCACAGAAAACACCCGCTTCAAGGGTTATCAAGTGCGAGAAGCCCTCTTGGACTATCAGCTCTGGTGTCTCGCCGCCATCGGGTTGCTTTCCAACACTGGAGCCGCTGCCCTGACCACGTTTGCGTCCATTATGTTTTCCGGCATGGGCTTCTCCCCACGTGTTTCTCTTTTGCTTAACATTCCTCTCGGTGCCATGGCCTTCCTCTCTGTTCTTGGTGCAGGCTATCTTGGGACGACGCGGTTGGGAAGACTACGCACCTCGGCTCTCGCCTGTCTGCCTGTGATTCTGGGTTGTAGTTTGGT GTGGAAGCTCCCGTCATCCAAGCCGGCGGGACGTATCTTCGGCCTTTACctcatctccttcttctccggTTGCTGGCTACAGGCCATCTCACTGGGCACGTCCAACGTGGCGGGATACTCTAAGAAGGGCGCCTACGCGGCAGGCATCTGGATTGGGTACTGCTTTGGCAACATTATCGGGCCGTTGCTTTTCGACAC GAAATACGCGCCACGATATGATGAGAGCTTCACTGGTGTACTCATCTGCTTCGCCACCCTCTGTGTTATATCACTTGGACTGAGATTCCTCCTTGCGAGGCGGAACGCGGGTCGCAATGCCAAGTACGGTGCACCCGAGTTCCAGCATGGTTTGGATGACATTACggacaaggagaacaagtCATTCCGATGGACACTGTGA